A genome region from Macrotis lagotis isolate mMagLag1 chromosome 4, bilby.v1.9.chrom.fasta, whole genome shotgun sequence includes the following:
- the LOC141521964 gene encoding olfactory receptor 11G2-like encodes MIDFHSVTSSCFIAYRQMNMFNPNHHSNSTAGFILLGFPCSREIQIILFIFFLIIYILTLLGNGSIICAVHRNKRLHSPMYILLANFSFLEIWYVTSTVPNMLANFLSNTKTISFSGCFIQFYFFFSLGGTECFFLAVMAFDRFLAICRPLHYPTIMTGHLCINLVVSCWVTGFLWFLVPIILISQLSFCGSKAIDHFLCDPGPLLALTCTRAPLIEFTCSIVNSLPLFIPFLFIMGTYTMVLRAVLRVPSAAGRRKAFSTCGSHLAVVSLFYGSVMVMYVKPTSGHEAGAQKIVTLFYSVVTPFLNPLIYSLRNKDMKDALRKILST; translated from the coding sequence atgattGATTTTCATTCAGTAACCTCTAGTTGTTTTATAGCTTACAGGCAAATGAACATGTTCAACCCCAACCACCACTCCAATAGTACCGCTGGTTTCATCCTCCTTGGATTTCCCTGTAGCAGAGAGATTCAGATCAtcctcttcatatttttcttgatcaTCTACATCCTGACCCTTCTTGGAAATGGTTCTATCATCTGTGCTGTTCATAGGAACAAGCGACTTCACAGCCCCATGTACATCCTCTTAGCCAACTTCTCCTTTCTAGAGATTTGGTATGTCACCTCTACTGTACCCAATATGTTGGCCAACTTTCTCTCTAATACAAAGACTATCTCCTTCTCTGGATGCTTCATCCAGTTCTACTTCTTCTTCTCATTAGGTGGTACagaatgtttctttctggctgttatGGCATTTGATCGGTTTCTGGCCATCTGCCGACCTCTGCATTATCCCACTATCATGACAGGACATCTTTGCATCAACTTGGTGGTCAGCTGTTGGGTGACTGGATTTCTCTGGTTCCTGGTTCCCATCATTCTTATCTCTCAGCTGTCCTTCTGTGGTTCTAAAGCCATAGACCATTTTCTCTGTGACCCAGGCCCATTATTAGCTCTCACTTGTACCAGAGCTCCATTGATAGAATTTACCTGCTCCATTGTGAATTCTTTACcattatttattccttttcttttcatcatgGGGACCTATACCATGGTTCTGAGAGCTGTGTTGAGGGTCCCATCAGCAGCAGGTAGGCGTAAAGCCTTCTCCACCTGTGGGTCTCATTTGGCTGTGGTGTCACTGTTCTATGGCTCTGTTATGGTGATGTATGTGAAACCAACATCAGGCCATGAAGCAGGAGCACAGAAGATTGTGACACTCTTTTATTCTGTGGTGACCCCATTTTTAAATCCACTGATTTACAGCCTTAGGAACAAGGACATGAAGGATGCCCTGAGAAAAATCCTAAGTACCTAA